A part of Saliniradius amylolyticus genomic DNA contains:
- a CDS encoding heme biosynthesis HemY N-terminal domain-containing protein, whose product MIRALLLGALLLAGLVVGPALLGHQGYVLIALEHWTVEMSVIALSIILIGGIIGFLLLEWLVHRLLWLVTGSKRWLGGLSSRRRKKAFTLGLVAMDEANFAEAEKQLAKAQSDQFSGVNLLAEAQVAVRRGDWDKAESLWQQACEYKASELAARLHLVERQLQLKKPDTALEQLQQLPEKHHSHPKVARLWCQALAEAGRWQELEQQLRSWKKQLGLQEYQSWAQLAAEGMFAELASKEGAHSLQQRWQALSRAKRQDVAFQAAYIDQLMAQGLHQQAEQLLVEFQKKGPQPALLPLYRQLRLSNPVNALKQLESWLKQDDSNAELLSVLGGVAMRSGDLALADRALGKALTLRDDPQDMRLLAEVKERLQQPQQALELYKASLDG is encoded by the coding sequence ATGATCCGGGCGTTATTACTGGGCGCATTATTACTGGCCGGACTGGTGGTGGGTCCGGCGCTTTTAGGGCATCAAGGGTATGTCCTGATAGCGCTGGAACACTGGACAGTGGAGATGAGCGTAATCGCGCTGAGCATCATACTGATCGGCGGCATCATCGGCTTTTTATTACTGGAATGGCTGGTGCACCGACTGCTGTGGCTGGTAACCGGCTCCAAACGTTGGCTGGGAGGGCTGTCCAGTCGCCGCCGTAAGAAGGCGTTCACCCTTGGGCTGGTGGCGATGGACGAAGCCAATTTCGCCGAGGCAGAAAAGCAGTTGGCTAAGGCGCAAAGCGACCAGTTCAGTGGCGTTAACCTGCTCGCCGAGGCTCAGGTGGCTGTGCGTCGTGGGGACTGGGACAAAGCCGAGTCGTTGTGGCAGCAAGCCTGTGAGTATAAGGCCTCAGAGCTGGCGGCCAGGCTACATTTGGTCGAGCGGCAATTGCAGCTGAAAAAGCCCGATACGGCTCTGGAGCAGTTGCAACAGTTGCCGGAAAAGCACCATTCACACCCCAAGGTAGCCAGACTCTGGTGTCAGGCGCTGGCCGAGGCCGGGCGCTGGCAGGAGTTAGAGCAGCAGCTTAGATCCTGGAAGAAGCAACTGGGTTTGCAGGAATATCAGTCCTGGGCTCAACTGGCGGCCGAAGGGATGTTTGCCGAGCTGGCCAGCAAAGAAGGCGCACACTCGCTGCAACAACGCTGGCAAGCCTTGTCGCGTGCTAAGCGCCAGGATGTGGCCTTTCAGGCGGCGTACATTGACCAGCTGATGGCTCAGGGCTTGCACCAACAGGCAGAGCAGCTATTGGTGGAGTTCCAGAAGAAAGGCCCTCAACCGGCCCTATTGCCGTTGTACCGGCAACTGCGTCTGAGCAATCCGGTCAACGCATTAAAGCAACTGGAAAGCTGGCTCAAACAGGACGACAGCAATGCTGAGTTGCTCTCGGTGCTGGGCGGCGTAGCCATGCGCTCCGGCGATCTGGCGCTGGCTGACCGGGCCTTGGGTAAGGCGTTAACCTTGCGTGATGATCCGCAGGATATGCGGTTATTGGCCGAGGTGAAAGAGCGTCTGCAGCAACCTCAACAAGCGCTCGAACTGTATAAAGCCAGTCTCGACGGTTAA
- a CDS encoding cytochrome b — MSDTRRYSPLSVVLHWGVAVLIFVMMTLGFMMAAAPTDAIEDYVQDIHISLGFFVFLIVVWRIGIRLVEGFPPANPDPKPIRLMAKVTHLAILVLLTVQVITGPMYLFTENECVDVFGWFAICLPLESLSSVHELMETIHVVTGLYILPVLIGLHLLGAIRHYFVHRN; from the coding sequence ATGTCTGACACTCGCCGTTATTCGCCACTTTCCGTGGTACTCCATTGGGGCGTTGCTGTACTCATTTTCGTGATGATGACGCTGGGCTTTATGATGGCCGCCGCGCCCACCGACGCCATTGAAGATTACGTTCAAGATATTCATATCTCCCTCGGCTTCTTTGTCTTTTTGATTGTGGTGTGGCGTATTGGCATTCGACTGGTGGAAGGGTTTCCGCCAGCTAACCCAGACCCCAAGCCCATCCGGCTGATGGCGAAAGTCACTCATCTTGCCATTTTGGTTCTGCTGACTGTTCAGGTGATCACAGGCCCCATGTATTTATTTACTGAGAATGAGTGTGTGGACGTGTTTGGCTGGTTTGCCATCTGCTTGCCCTTGGAGAGCCTGTCGTCCGTCCATGAATTGATGGAGACCATTCACGTGGTAACGGGCTTGTATATTCTGCCTGTCCTCATTGGGCTGCACTTGCTGGGCGCCATTCGCCATTACTTTGTCCATCGCAACTGA
- a CDS encoding YdcH family protein has translation MPLEKHPLKKEFPGHEALIDKLDGSDDNFSRLMKKYSQLDEEVFDLENKSMAADDARVEELKLERVKLKDELFQLLQKHAN, from the coding sequence ATGCCACTAGAAAAACACCCACTGAAAAAAGAGTTCCCCGGGCATGAAGCGCTTATCGACAAGCTTGACGGCTCTGACGATAACTTTTCCCGCCTGATGAAAAAATACAGCCAGCTTGATGAAGAGGTGTTTGACCTGGAGAACAAGAGCATGGCGGCTGACGATGCCCGCGTTGAAGAGCTCAAGCTCGAACGCGTCAAACTGAAAGACGAGCTATTTCAACTACTGCAAAAACACGCAAACTAG
- a CDS encoding manganese efflux pump MntP family protein, which translates to MIEVFLLAFALSMDAFAVSIGLGAKYPQRKRTLAMLCAVYFGVFQGLMPLIGYLLGRGVVGWFADYAPWVACGLLVLIGGKMIAESFSEDIGDDIAQVTHRVLFILAIATSIDAMAAGFSLTLLSVSAVVACLLIGVTTFVMSWAGVYVGARSGVWLEHKAELLGGVVLVLIGVRILLI; encoded by the coding sequence GTGATTGAAGTTTTTTTACTGGCCTTTGCGCTGAGCATGGATGCCTTTGCCGTATCTATTGGCCTGGGGGCAAAATATCCGCAGCGTAAGCGTACGCTTGCCATGCTGTGCGCGGTCTATTTTGGTGTGTTTCAAGGTCTAATGCCGTTGATCGGGTACTTGTTGGGCCGAGGGGTAGTTGGCTGGTTTGCCGACTACGCGCCCTGGGTCGCATGCGGGCTGCTGGTGCTGATTGGCGGCAAGATGATTGCTGAGTCCTTTTCGGAAGACATTGGCGACGACATCGCACAAGTCACCCACCGAGTGCTGTTTATCCTGGCCATCGCCACCAGCATTGATGCCATGGCCGCGGGCTTTAGCCTGACGTTATTGAGCGTGAGCGCCGTGGTGGCCTGTTTGCTGATTGGCGTCACCACCTTTGTGATGAGTTGGGCGGGTGTGTACGTGGGGGCCCGAAGCGGCGTATGGCTGGAGCACAAAGCCGAATTACTGGGCGGTGTAGTACTGGTGCTGATTGGCGTTCGGATTTTATTGATTTAA
- a CDS encoding DUF4266 domain-containing protein: MRINPLVSKLLLAALALQLSACASLGVEPWERDQLARQEMALDNEAVDLALDDHIYFSKEGSSGGRAFAGGGCGCN, translated from the coding sequence ATGAGAATCAACCCCTTAGTGAGCAAATTACTGTTAGCAGCATTGGCGTTGCAGTTGAGTGCCTGTGCGTCTCTGGGGGTCGAACCCTGGGAGCGAGACCAACTGGCCCGCCAGGAAATGGCGCTGGATAACGAAGCCGTCGATCTGGCGCTGGACGATCATATTTATTTCAGTAAAGAAGGTTCCAGTGGTGGCCGGGCCTTTGCCGGAGGAGGCTGCGGATGCAACTAA
- a CDS encoding FAD:protein FMN transferase: MGPLFKLSARSDHFCGRFEAMASPCELLIETDNVDRARLLMQKAVKETRRIEHKFSRYRQDNLWYRVNQSRGKPVAIDEETYQLLQFANTCYRLSEGLFDITSGVLRRAWRFDGSDHLPSAQHIEALMPLIGWRRIQFDTESIIVPEGMELDLGGIGKEYAVDRVAALCLKQAPGLSVVVNFGGDVQVTCPRKTGQPWHIGIESPDRENEAHAVLQIQHGGLATSGDARKYLLKDGIRYGHILNPLTGYPVEGAPRSITVATAHCTQAGLLATLAMLQGLQAETFLKQQQVSFWVSR, from the coding sequence ATGGGGCCTTTATTCAAGCTCTCTGCCCGAAGTGACCACTTCTGTGGCCGCTTCGAGGCCATGGCCAGCCCCTGTGAGCTCTTGATAGAAACGGATAACGTCGATCGCGCCCGCTTGTTGATGCAAAAGGCGGTAAAGGAAACCCGTCGTATCGAGCATAAGTTCAGTCGTTACCGACAGGATAACCTCTGGTACCGAGTGAACCAGAGTCGGGGGAAACCGGTGGCCATCGACGAGGAAACCTACCAGCTGTTGCAGTTTGCCAATACCTGCTACCGGCTCAGCGAGGGGTTGTTTGATATTACCTCTGGCGTATTGCGTCGGGCCTGGCGGTTTGATGGCTCGGATCATCTGCCGTCTGCGCAACACATTGAAGCGCTAATGCCGCTCATCGGCTGGCGTCGTATCCAGTTTGATACCGAATCGATCATCGTACCTGAGGGAATGGAGTTGGATCTGGGCGGTATTGGTAAAGAGTACGCCGTGGATCGGGTTGCGGCCCTATGTCTCAAGCAAGCGCCCGGATTGTCGGTGGTGGTAAATTTTGGAGGGGATGTTCAGGTCACCTGCCCCCGTAAAACTGGTCAGCCCTGGCATATCGGGATTGAGAGCCCGGATCGGGAGAATGAAGCGCATGCCGTATTGCAGATTCAACATGGCGGCCTGGCAACCAGTGGCGATGCACGAAAGTACTTGTTGAAAGACGGAATCAGGTACGGCCACATCCTGAATCCCTTAACGGGGTATCCGGTTGAGGGCGCGCCGCGTTCCATCACTGTTGCCACGGCACACTGTACACAAGCCGGCTTGCTGGCCACACTGGCGATGCTTCAAGGCCTGCAGGCGGAAACGTTTTTAAAACAGCAGCAGGTTTCGTTTTGGGTTTCTCGGTAG
- a CDS encoding Arm DNA-binding domain-containing protein, with the protein MAKINVRKETGKLFIDFRYRNVRCREQADLTDTPSNRRKLKGLVDRIEAEILLGTFDYATFFPNSTMLKKIESVEGALRSDQSGGVRATHQTFLCCTLSARLTVRRDLIMLLNLTNIRDIVLTFRNDIKPLQ; encoded by the coding sequence ATGGCTAAGATCAATGTACGTAAAGAAACAGGCAAGCTGTTTATCGACTTTCGGTATCGCAATGTGCGATGCCGAGAGCAAGCCGACCTGACAGACACCCCCTCCAACCGCAGAAAATTAAAGGGCCTGGTCGATCGGATTGAGGCAGAGATTCTGCTCGGCACTTTTGACTATGCCACTTTCTTTCCCAACAGCACCATGCTGAAGAAGATCGAGTCCGTTGAGGGCGCGCTGAGAAGCGACCAAAGTGGCGGCGTTCGGGCCACACATCAAACGTTTTTGTGCTGTACCTTATCTGCCAGACTTACTGTTAGGCGCGACCTCATAATGTTGCTCAATCTCACCAACATACGTGACATAGTCTTGACCTTCCGAAATGACATTAAGCCTCTTCAATAG
- a CDS encoding response regulator transcription factor, translated as MRILLVEDDYPLAQGIKTALKGQGFAVDHLTSGKQALMALQDGDVDAAILDLGLPDMDGVDVLKSLRQKKSPIPVLVLTARDRLDDRVSGLDAGADDYLVKPFEMEELFARLRVIERRLGTASTGIVQIGPVTLDTTAQQVTLQETPIRLSKKEYMLLKILMENAGRFYSREKLETKLYEWGEEVASNAVEVHIHKLRKKLPVDFIQNTRGMGYCIQPA; from the coding sequence ATGCGAATCTTATTGGTAGAGGATGACTACCCGCTGGCACAGGGGATTAAAACCGCGCTTAAAGGGCAAGGGTTCGCCGTCGATCACCTGACCTCAGGCAAACAGGCTCTGATGGCCTTACAGGACGGCGATGTGGACGCAGCCATACTGGATCTGGGTTTGCCGGACATGGATGGAGTGGATGTACTTAAGAGCCTGCGCCAGAAGAAATCTCCCATTCCGGTACTGGTGCTGACAGCGCGAGACCGGCTGGACGACAGAGTCAGTGGACTGGATGCCGGAGCCGATGATTACCTCGTTAAGCCCTTCGAGATGGAAGAGTTGTTTGCTCGTCTGCGGGTTATCGAGCGGCGGCTCGGCACGGCAAGCACCGGAATTGTGCAGATTGGCCCGGTAACGCTGGATACCACCGCACAACAGGTTACGCTTCAGGAAACCCCCATCCGGCTGTCAAAAAAAGAATATATGTTACTGAAAATCCTGATGGAAAACGCCGGACGCTTCTACTCACGTGAGAAGCTGGAAACCAAACTTTATGAATGGGGCGAGGAAGTAGCCAGTAATGCGGTGGAAGTGCACATTCATAAATTACGCAAAAAGCTGCCGGTAGACTTTATCCAGAATACTCGCGGCATGGGCTACTGCATCCAACCGGCATGA
- a CDS encoding cupredoxin domain-containing protein has product MRCWLVLTFLFTASALAELPQVELRLKDHLFYPSLLKVPAGQKIKLRVHNQDATTEEFDSFDLNREKVLFPNSSTTIYIGPLYPGEYHFFGEFNPNQAQGIIIALPDKEVPDAQ; this is encoded by the coding sequence ATGCGATGTTGGTTGGTACTTACTTTTTTATTCACAGCCTCGGCACTGGCCGAGTTACCGCAGGTGGAGCTGCGGTTAAAAGATCATTTGTTTTACCCCTCACTGCTGAAGGTCCCGGCCGGACAAAAGATCAAGCTTAGGGTGCATAACCAGGATGCCACCACCGAGGAGTTTGATAGCTTTGACCTGAACCGGGAAAAAGTCCTGTTTCCTAATAGCAGCACTACCATCTACATCGGCCCTCTATACCCCGGTGAGTATCACTTTTTTGGCGAGTTTAACCCCAACCAGGCTCAGGGAATAATTATTGCACTCCCTGACAAGGAGGTGCCTGATGCTCAGTAG
- a CDS encoding DUF3570 domain-containing protein, protein MQLNKPINQALAAATCALLGTSVHATEQDSDWQFDTALLYYGETDRVTAVEGVFNASKDFGDQRIFNGKLVIDGLTGASANGAIAQPNVQTFTRPSGNGQYDVQSGETPLDDTFRDTRVQLNAQWSQPLWRDYQGSVGVHLSNEYDYRSVALNGSLARDFNRKNTTVSLGLSYAFDQIDPEGGRPVALSSMVLRGNFDSDQAYQSAFDATRLDGTDDKTTVDIMAGVTQVINRRMLMQLNYGVSLVDGYTTDPFKVLSVVNDQGRPQDLVYENRPDTRTRHNIYWRTKYALDYGMADVSYRFATDDWDVQSHTIDSRFRWNLSGTSYLQPHVRFYQQSAAEFYQPYLSDNAMLPQFASADYRIGDMTAYTLGLEYGQTLNNGHQWRFRLEYYQQNPENPGVTLPGGLTDDDIFPSVDAVIAQISYRF, encoded by the coding sequence ATGCAACTAAATAAACCCATTAATCAGGCTTTGGCGGCGGCTACTTGTGCGCTGCTCGGCACATCGGTACATGCGACAGAACAAGATTCAGACTGGCAGTTTGATACGGCCCTGCTCTACTATGGTGAAACTGACCGGGTCACTGCGGTTGAAGGCGTATTCAACGCCAGCAAAGACTTTGGCGATCAGCGCATCTTTAACGGTAAGCTGGTGATCGACGGTTTAACCGGAGCCTCTGCTAATGGCGCCATCGCCCAGCCCAATGTACAAACGTTTACTCGACCGTCCGGTAATGGCCAATACGACGTCCAGTCTGGTGAAACACCGCTGGATGATACCTTTCGCGACACGCGTGTGCAGTTGAACGCTCAATGGTCTCAACCGCTATGGCGAGACTATCAGGGCAGCGTAGGTGTGCATCTTTCCAACGAGTACGACTATCGCTCTGTGGCGCTTAATGGCTCACTGGCACGAGATTTTAATCGTAAAAACACCACGGTCAGTCTCGGGTTGTCCTATGCCTTTGATCAGATTGACCCTGAAGGCGGACGACCTGTTGCGCTGTCTTCCATGGTGCTCCGGGGCAACTTCGATAGTGACCAGGCCTACCAGAGCGCGTTTGATGCCACTCGCTTAGACGGTACGGACGATAAAACCACCGTCGATATCATGGCTGGGGTTACCCAGGTCATTAATCGGCGCATGCTGATGCAGCTTAACTATGGCGTATCGCTGGTGGATGGTTACACCACCGACCCCTTTAAAGTGTTGTCGGTGGTTAACGATCAGGGGCGCCCCCAAGATCTGGTCTACGAGAATCGACCGGATACGCGAACACGACATAATATTTACTGGCGAACAAAGTACGCCCTTGATTATGGTATGGCCGATGTGTCTTACCGCTTTGCCACCGATGACTGGGACGTACAGTCACACACCATTGACTCGCGTTTTCGCTGGAACCTGTCCGGAACCAGTTATCTGCAGCCCCATGTGCGCTTTTATCAACAAAGCGCCGCCGAGTTCTATCAGCCTTACTTGTCAGACAATGCGATGCTGCCGCAGTTTGCAAGTGCTGACTATCGTATTGGTGATATGACCGCCTATACCCTGGGACTGGAATACGGCCAAACACTGAATAATGGGCATCAGTGGCGCTTTCGGCTGGAATACTATCAGCAAAACCCGGAAAACCCGGGTGTGACTTTGCCAGGTGGTCTCACAGACGATGACATCTTCCCCAGTGTGGATGCCGTTATCGCTCAGATCAGTTATCGGTTTTAG
- the mads2 gene encoding methylation-associated defense system DNA methyltransferase MAD2, with product MIVSTGKEIEITTIEDGMMLDYLTNNPIKETPKELVRQKTLRALFHEYGISADDMELDVKVKIGGKQKKIDIAIFEHGAEHDIKNIRRIVICDKEPKKGKKSAVKMRDHDQAQKDLQLMEDMMREQVGDKYLLEKCHWGLWTNGIEFFFVEKEESRFDTIFNAVGDWPLADETVASRDVASHAKLRTADREMLLTAFRRCHNFIHGNEGMPKDAAFWQFLYLIFSKMYDERIDNREREFWASATEQFDDAGRKKIRERIAPLFEKVKTAYPEIFSGNEEITLSDRALAFMVSELAKYDFTRTEMDAKGAAYQEVVGDNLRGDRGQYFTPRGAIKLIVEMMAPQPHEKVLDPSCGTGGFLEQTLSFINNQLHEEEKVKLGAETTEEFISIQQQIKEFAENNLFGCDFDPFLCRASQMNVVMASNAMANIYHMNSLEYPHGHLKGVDPAKKTIPVGDSSGKDGSVDVILTNPPFGSDIPVTDKQILEQYDLAYVWERTENGGFRKTERRKDAVSPEILFIERCVQWLKQGGRMGIVLPDGILGNPGDEYIRWWLMQECWVLGCVDLPVESFIVEANVNILTSLLFLKKKTDTEKDAIAIGGEPEYPVFMAVAEKVGFDRRGNTLYERHPDGEEKVIEEEVEERIRINGQNVVRKLKRRSKILDDDLPKIAKAWREFRANNLEPSI from the coding sequence ATGATAGTTAGTACTGGAAAAGAAATAGAAATAACAACAATTGAAGACGGCATGATGCTGGATTACCTAACCAATAATCCAATAAAAGAAACGCCGAAAGAGCTGGTTCGACAGAAAACTTTACGCGCTTTGTTCCACGAATACGGAATAAGCGCCGACGACATGGAACTTGATGTAAAAGTTAAAATTGGTGGTAAGCAGAAAAAAATAGATATCGCCATTTTTGAGCACGGCGCAGAACATGATATAAAGAATATTCGTCGAATCGTTATCTGTGATAAAGAGCCCAAAAAGGGAAAAAAATCTGCAGTAAAAATGCGTGACCACGACCAAGCGCAAAAAGATCTTCAATTAATGGAAGATATGATGCGTGAACAGGTTGGTGATAAATACCTTTTAGAAAAGTGTCATTGGGGACTATGGACAAATGGTATTGAGTTTTTCTTCGTCGAAAAGGAAGAATCGCGTTTTGATACAATATTCAATGCAGTAGGTGACTGGCCGCTAGCTGACGAGACTGTGGCCAGTAGAGATGTTGCCTCTCATGCAAAACTAAGAACAGCTGATCGAGAGATGCTGCTCACTGCATTCCGCCGTTGTCATAACTTTATTCACGGTAACGAAGGAATGCCAAAAGATGCGGCATTCTGGCAGTTCTTGTATCTCATTTTCTCCAAAATGTACGATGAACGAATTGATAATAGAGAGCGCGAATTTTGGGCCTCGGCTACTGAACAGTTTGACGATGCAGGCCGCAAGAAGATTAGGGAGCGAATTGCTCCATTGTTTGAAAAAGTAAAGACCGCCTATCCTGAAATTTTCAGTGGTAATGAAGAGATTACTTTGTCTGATCGAGCGCTGGCATTCATGGTGTCAGAACTCGCTAAATACGACTTTACCCGCACTGAAATGGATGCCAAAGGCGCTGCTTATCAAGAAGTGGTTGGTGATAACTTGCGTGGCGACCGAGGCCAGTACTTTACACCTCGTGGCGCAATCAAACTAATTGTCGAAATGATGGCACCACAACCACATGAGAAAGTGCTGGACCCATCATGTGGTACGGGGGGCTTCCTCGAGCAGACTTTGAGCTTCATCAATAACCAATTACACGAAGAAGAAAAAGTAAAATTGGGTGCTGAAACCACAGAAGAATTCATTTCTATTCAGCAACAAATTAAAGAGTTTGCCGAAAACAATCTGTTTGGTTGTGACTTTGACCCCTTCCTGTGCCGTGCATCGCAAATGAACGTGGTAATGGCAAGTAATGCCATGGCTAACATCTACCACATGAACTCATTGGAATACCCGCACGGACATTTAAAAGGCGTAGACCCCGCCAAAAAAACGATTCCTGTCGGTGATTCCAGCGGTAAAGACGGCAGTGTTGATGTGATCTTAACTAACCCACCGTTTGGTTCCGACATCCCAGTGACCGACAAGCAAATTCTAGAGCAATACGACCTTGCCTATGTGTGGGAGCGCACTGAAAACGGCGGCTTTAGAAAAACAGAACGCCGTAAAGATGCAGTTTCGCCCGAAATTTTGTTCATTGAGCGTTGCGTGCAGTGGCTCAAGCAAGGCGGACGTATGGGGATCGTGTTGCCTGACGGCATTCTGGGTAACCCAGGTGACGAATATATACGCTGGTGGCTTATGCAAGAGTGTTGGGTGCTGGGGTGCGTCGACTTACCGGTTGAGTCATTTATCGTTGAAGCTAACGTAAATATCTTAACGAGCTTATTGTTCTTGAAAAAGAAAACCGATACTGAAAAAGATGCAATCGCCATCGGTGGAGAGCCCGAATACCCGGTATTTATGGCGGTAGCTGAAAAGGTAGGCTTCGATCGTCGTGGTAATACGCTTTATGAGCGTCACCCAGACGGCGAAGAGAAAGTTATCGAAGAAGAAGTTGAAGAGCGTATTCGCATTAACGGTCAAAATGTGGTGCGTAAGCTGAAGCGCCGAAGCAAAATTTTAGATGACGATCTGCCAAAGATTGCCAAAGCCTGGAGAGAGTTTCGCGCTAACAATCTGGAACCATCGATATGA
- a CDS encoding ATP-binding protein, translating into MISIRRFLLGLLLSIMTIAVFFAAMQSYRSVAARAEQQMDKQLKTLAQSLLRLPPISEHRTTGSVAQGIAFQVWQDGNLVLHTDNTPDVPFTEQTGYSQANFALQRWRVFATHNGQRKVFVAQPMNYRYELAEELMLEALIPLVVMLFVLAIAIFLAVGYGLRPLKQLSRALAQQEPGDLTPLPAAHQPAELKPVIETLNSLMARLQQALERERRFASDAAHELRTPLTVLKVELYNLKQQVEDVSTLTSMEQGIDRMSHLIEQILLLNRTNPEHFTAELKDLVARPLLEASIARCQRLYQHKQQHLQLLADDFSVTGDEFSLKLLLDNLIGNAFKYTPAQGTIHIQAKQQGEHVLISIEDSGPGIPEAQYKQVFERFYRVGGDRHPSGEPGCGLGLAIVGHILELYQGQLRFSRSLSLGGLRVDVYLPARRD; encoded by the coding sequence ATGATCTCGATTCGCCGTTTCTTACTGGGCCTGCTGCTATCCATTATGACCATTGCGGTATTCTTTGCCGCGATGCAAAGCTACCGCAGTGTGGCGGCTCGCGCCGAGCAGCAAATGGACAAACAACTCAAAACGCTGGCCCAAAGCCTGCTGCGGCTTCCCCCGATCTCCGAACATCGAACCACTGGCTCCGTTGCTCAGGGTATTGCCTTTCAGGTCTGGCAAGACGGCAATCTCGTGTTGCACACCGATAATACACCGGATGTTCCCTTCACCGAACAAACCGGCTACTCCCAGGCCAACTTTGCCCTGCAGCGCTGGCGTGTGTTTGCCACCCATAATGGGCAGCGCAAGGTGTTTGTGGCTCAGCCTATGAATTACCGCTACGAGCTCGCCGAGGAGTTAATGTTAGAAGCTCTGATTCCTCTGGTGGTGATGCTGTTTGTGCTGGCCATCGCTATTTTCCTGGCGGTGGGATATGGCCTCAGGCCGTTAAAACAATTATCCCGGGCTTTGGCACAGCAGGAACCCGGCGACCTGACCCCTTTGCCTGCAGCCCACCAACCCGCCGAGCTAAAACCCGTTATAGAGACGTTAAATAGCCTGATGGCAAGATTGCAACAGGCATTGGAGCGGGAGCGACGCTTCGCTTCTGATGCCGCCCATGAGCTGCGCACGCCGCTGACGGTGCTTAAGGTCGAGCTGTATAACCTCAAACAGCAGGTGGAGGATGTATCAACACTCACATCGATGGAGCAAGGCATTGATCGCATGAGTCATTTGATCGAGCAAATATTGCTACTCAATCGAACCAATCCTGAGCACTTCACTGCCGAGCTAAAAGACCTGGTCGCAAGGCCACTGCTGGAGGCATCCATCGCCCGCTGCCAAAGGCTTTATCAGCACAAACAGCAACACCTTCAACTGCTGGCCGATGATTTTTCCGTCACCGGCGATGAATTCTCTCTCAAGCTGCTGCTGGATAACCTGATTGGCAATGCTTTTAAATATACTCCTGCCCAAGGCACGATACATATTCAGGCAAAACAACAGGGCGAACACGTACTTATTTCTATTGAGGACTCCGGCCCGGGCATACCAGAAGCGCAATATAAGCAGGTGTTTGAACGCTTTTATCGTGTCGGAGGTGACCGCCACCCCTCCGGTGAACCCGGTTGTGGTCTGGGGCTTGCGATTGTGGGGCATATTCTGGAGTTATATCAGGGCCAGTTGCGTTTCTCGCGTTCGCTCTCGCTGGGTGGTTTACGGGTAGACGTTTATTTACCGGCACGGCGAGACTGA
- a CDS encoding TlpA family protein disulfide reductase — protein sequence MRLYLLLLWLCVPATFAQPAPDFTLPSQGLPQHLTDLKGKVVYVDFWASWCPPCLRSFPWMNQMQDEFGDQLVIVAINVDADQAKKQAFLDANPANFVLVDDPNGEIAAQYDILGMPSSFLVDKSGEIRFAHQGFFNAKTEQYEQQIQSLINEAL from the coding sequence ATGCGCCTTTACCTTCTATTGCTATGGCTGTGTGTGCCAGCGACGTTTGCTCAGCCCGCGCCTGACTTTACTCTGCCTTCACAGGGGTTACCCCAACACCTTACCGACCTAAAGGGCAAGGTGGTTTATGTGGATTTCTGGGCGTCCTGGTGTCCTCCCTGTCTTCGCTCCTTTCCGTGGATGAATCAAATGCAGGACGAATTCGGCGATCAACTGGTGATTGTTGCGATTAACGTGGATGCCGATCAGGCTAAGAAGCAAGCCTTTCTCGACGCAAATCCTGCCAACTTCGTTTTAGTTGATGACCCCAATGGAGAGATTGCCGCTCAGTACGACATCCTGGGGATGCCCAGCAGCTTTCTGGTCGACAAGTCCGGCGAGATCCGATTCGCCCATCAGGGCTTTTTCAATGCCAAAACCGAGCAGTACGAACAACAGATCCAGTCACTTATCAACGAGGCACTATAA
- a CDS encoding helix-turn-helix domain-containing protein translates to MIRCHLARLMGERKMKIMDVARETGLNRNTVTLLYKETAQRVDLEAIDKLCDLFDCEVGELLEKVADDT, encoded by the coding sequence ATGATTCGGTGTCACCTAGCTAGGCTAATGGGCGAGCGAAAAATGAAGATCATGGATGTGGCAAGAGAAACCGGCTTAAACCGCAACACGGTCACGCTGCTGTATAAAGAAACCGCCCAACGAGTGGATTTAGAGGCGATCGACAAGTTATGTGACTTGTTTGATTGTGAAGTGGGTGAGTTGCTGGAGAAGGTGGCTGATGATACATGA